A section of the Anabaena cylindrica PCC 7122 genome encodes:
- a CDS encoding EamA family transporter has protein sequence MGRFEKRPDNPRIRGDLSRAAENALWDVVEDLENLQKNVLKSLQDDVKRLESEKTRLANDIQRLTEEKEKLQQARQITEQQVLIRQLAEVLAKHISSQLQSSLKTLAAQSIEGESSERVTLRSAEVNPLAASQINENVGQMLDNLDDSVTIAFSSLQQELKNYQSHLSQQLSRMYDQQQEGEDILAEFINRLKGELDKTRETTSLKVLTGGAPTVLQLNEPYKNGFLEKSPERIISEPISLFPQESPKSENSSSTEAVVTSPPTQENTPEPMSFKTPDSFTKQSTSELSTQENTPEPISVLTPDSSTKQSTSESSTQENTPEPMSFKTPDSSTKQSTSESSTQENTPEPMSFKTPDSSTKQSTSELSTQENTPEPMSFKTPDSFTEQSTSESSTQKTTPEPISVLIPDSSPKQSKYSPPLTPRRETTTRRERSRSSPNWSPVQVGFLLVVLSTVMSSLYNVAVKALFYKGSDFLGNFETQQLIAPTLGNIFLILMLRLLVVVPLMLLLAPILHPSVWQDLQNLFDSVGRNATSNQAKTKQVLILSVVGGCLLFLSQVLIYIAIGKVLTGIAVALFFIYPLVNGLLAWFLFRERPNLFSAGAIFGIFCGELLILGSYSNGMNNTSLGIISGIMSGMAFAVYVILTRLCAPKLHPVSFALINFATMLLLSFICLMVPLPSDWSLAIRSANLLEVILSAFMLGVLTLCGYLFNNFGIRKLGGPPSAIIGALVPVVTVIFAGLMIQEKLDIVQIMGVLLVTGGAVAISFEKMRNHLQSSNTNNQRMKNNETKYRG, from the coding sequence ATGGGGCGATTTGAGAAGCGACCAGACAACCCAAGAATCCGAGGCGACTTATCCAGAGCAGCAGAAAACGCCCTCTGGGATGTGGTCGAGGATTTAGAAAATCTTCAAAAGAATGTTCTGAAATCGTTGCAAGACGACGTAAAGCGGCTGGAGTCCGAAAAAACTCGTTTAGCTAATGATATTCAACGATTGACCGAAGAAAAAGAAAAGTTACAGCAAGCTCGACAAATTACTGAACAGCAAGTTTTAATCCGTCAGCTGGCTGAAGTTTTGGCAAAGCATATATCTTCACAACTACAATCTTCACTAAAGACTTTAGCCGCCCAATCAATTGAAGGTGAATCTTCCGAACGAGTCACATTGAGATCTGCGGAAGTTAATCCCCTCGCAGCTAGTCAGATCAATGAAAATGTTGGTCAAATGTTGGACAATTTGGATGATAGTGTCACAATTGCCTTTAGCTCGCTGCAACAAGAACTAAAAAATTATCAAAGTCATCTTTCCCAGCAGTTGTCACGAATGTACGACCAACAGCAAGAAGGAGAAGACATATTAGCAGAATTTATTAATCGTCTCAAAGGGGAACTGGACAAAACCAGAGAAACAACTTCTCTCAAGGTGTTAACAGGAGGTGCGCCAACTGTATTACAACTAAATGAGCCATACAAAAACGGTTTCTTGGAGAAATCTCCAGAGAGAATCATTTCTGAACCAATTTCTCTGTTTCCTCAAGAGTCACCAAAGAGCGAAAATTCATCATCAACAGAGGCTGTAGTTACATCACCACCAACTCAGGAAAACACACCTGAGCCAATGTCTTTTAAGACTCCTGATTCCTTCACAAAGCAATCAACATCAGAATTATCGACTCAGGAAAATACACCTGAGCCAATTTCTGTCCTTACTCCTGATTCTTCCACAAAGCAGTCAACATCAGAATCATCAACTCAGGAAAACACACCTGAGCCAATGTCTTTTAAGACTCCTGATTCTTCCACAAAGCAGTCAACATCAGAATCATCAACTCAGGAAAATACACCTGAGCCAATGTCTTTTAAGACTCCTGATTCTTCCACAAAACAATCAACATCAGAATTATCGACTCAGGAAAATACACCTGAGCCAATGTCTTTTAAGACTCCTGATTCCTTCACAGAGCAATCAACATCAGAATCATCAACTCAAAAAACCACACCTGAGCCAATTTCTGTTCTCATTCCTGACTCCTCACCAAAGCAATCAAAATACTCACCCCCACTCACACCCAGACGGGAAACAACAACCAGAAGAGAAAGATCCCGTAGTTCTCCAAATTGGTCACCGGTTCAGGTGGGTTTCCTGTTGGTTGTGTTGTCAACAGTGATGTCATCACTTTACAACGTAGCGGTAAAGGCGCTTTTTTACAAAGGTTCTGATTTTCTAGGAAATTTCGAGACGCAGCAATTGATTGCACCAACTTTGGGGAATATTTTCTTAATTTTGATGCTGAGATTATTAGTTGTTGTGCCATTAATGTTACTTTTGGCTCCCATTTTACACCCCTCTGTTTGGCAAGATCTACAAAATTTATTTGATTCAGTAGGGAGAAATGCTACTTCCAATCAGGCAAAAACAAAACAAGTATTAATCTTGTCAGTCGTGGGTGGCTGTTTGTTGTTTTTGTCCCAAGTACTCATTTATATTGCAATTGGTAAAGTTTTAACTGGTATTGCGGTCGCACTCTTCTTTATCTATCCCCTGGTTAATGGACTCTTAGCATGGTTCCTCTTTCGTGAACGCCCCAATTTATTCAGCGCTGGTGCTATTTTCGGCATTTTTTGTGGTGAATTATTAATCTTAGGTAGTTATTCAAATGGTATGAATAATACCTCTTTAGGAATTATTTCTGGAATTATGTCCGGAATGGCTTTTGCTGTTTACGTAATTCTTACTAGGTTGTGCGCTCCGAAACTGCATCCAGTTTCTTTTGCTTTAATTAACTTCGCCACCATGTTGCTATTAAGCTTCATCTGCTTAATGGTACCGCTACCAAGTGATTGGAGTTTAGCAATTAGATCAGCCAATTTACTGGAAGTGATATTAAGTGCTTTTATGTTGGGTGTCCTGACTCTTTGCGGATATTTGTTTAATAATTTTGGAATTCGCAAATTAGGTGGGCCACCATCGGCTATTATCGGCGCGCTTGTCCCAGTTGTAACCGTGATTTTTGCTGGATTGATGATTCAGGAAAAATTGGATATTGTGCAAATCATGGGAGTGTTGTTAGTCACTGGTGGTGCAGTTGCTATCAGCTTTGAAAAAATGCGTAATCATTTACAATCTTCTAATACCAATAATCAAAGGATGAAGAACAATGAAACTAAATATCGGGGGTAA
- the hetR gene encoding heterocyst differentiation master regulator HetR, translating into MSNDIDLIKRLGPSAMDQIMLYLAFSAMRTSGHRHGAFLDAAATAAKCAIYMTYLEQGQNLRMTGHLHHLEPKRVKIIVEEVRQALTEGKLLKMLGSQEPRYLIQLPYVWMEKYPWQPGRSRVPGTSLTSEEKRQIERKLPKNLPDAQLVTSFEFLELIEFLHKRSQEELPPHHQMPLSEALAEHIKRRLLYSGTVTRIDSPWGMPFYALTRPFYAPADDQERTYTMVEDTARYFRMMKDWAERKANAMRAVEELDIPLEQMEQAMEELDEIIRAWADKYHQDGGMPMILQMVFGNQDD; encoded by the coding sequence ATGAGTAACGACATAGATCTGATCAAACGTCTTGGTCCGAGTGCGATGGATCAGATCATGCTTTATCTAGCTTTTAGTGCCATGCGGACAAGTGGACACAGGCATGGAGCATTTTTAGATGCAGCCGCAACAGCAGCTAAGTGTGCGATTTATATGACCTATCTGGAGCAGGGACAAAACCTGCGAATGACTGGGCATTTGCACCACCTTGAGCCAAAGCGAGTCAAAATAATTGTCGAAGAAGTGAGACAAGCTCTAACTGAAGGTAAATTGCTAAAAATGCTGGGTTCCCAAGAACCTCGCTATCTGATTCAATTGCCTTATGTGTGGATGGAAAAATATCCTTGGCAGCCAGGAAGATCTCGTGTTCCTGGTACAAGCCTGACTAGTGAGGAAAAAAGGCAAATTGAGCGTAAACTGCCCAAGAACCTGCCTGATGCTCAGTTAGTTACATCCTTCGAGTTTTTGGAGTTAATAGAGTTTCTCCACAAGCGATCGCAAGAGGAGTTACCACCACACCACCAAATGCCCCTGAGTGAAGCCTTGGCAGAACATATCAAGCGCCGTTTGCTCTATTCAGGTACAGTGACACGCATTGATTCTCCTTGGGGAATGCCTTTCTACGCCCTCACTCGTCCTTTCTATGCCCCCGCAGACGATCAAGAGCGTACTTACACAATGGTGGAAGATACCGCTCGATACTTCCGCATGATGAAAGATTGGGCAGAACGGAAAGCGAATGCCATGCGTGCTGTAGAAGAACTGGATATACCCCTCGAACAGATGGAACAAGCCATGGAAGAATTGGATGAAATTATTCGAGCTTGGGCAGATAAATATCACCAAGATGGAGGTATGCCGATGATTCTACAAATGGTTTTTGGTAATCAAGACGATTAA
- the rpsD gene encoding 30S ribosomal protein S4, translating to MSRYRGPRLRIVRRLGDLPGLTRKSPRRAYPPGQHGQNRKKRSEYAIRLEEKQKLRLNYGLTEKQMLRYVRKARRVTGSTGQVLLQFLEMRLDNTVFRMGMAPTIPAARQLVNHGHVTVNGRVVNIASYQCRPGEEIAVRNKEASKKLVEANLQYPGLANLPNHLEFDKNKLTGKVNSVIEREWVALQVNELLVVEYYSRQA from the coding sequence ATGTCCCGATATAGAGGGCCCCGCCTCAGAATTGTCCGCCGCTTGGGCGACTTACCAGGATTAACCCGGAAAAGCCCTAGACGTGCTTATCCACCAGGTCAACATGGCCAAAACCGTAAAAAGCGCTCTGAGTATGCTATCCGTCTAGAGGAAAAGCAAAAACTCCGCTTAAACTACGGTTTGACTGAAAAGCAAATGCTGCGCTATGTACGAAAAGCTAGACGTGTTACTGGTTCTACCGGACAAGTCTTACTGCAATTTCTAGAAATGCGTTTAGATAATACAGTTTTTCGCATGGGTATGGCTCCTACCATTCCAGCGGCGCGTCAATTGGTAAATCACGGTCATGTCACTGTTAACGGTCGTGTAGTGAATATTGCCAGCTATCAGTGCCGTCCTGGTGAGGAAATTGCTGTCAGAAATAAAGAAGCATCCAAGAAATTGGTAGAAGCTAATTTGCAATATCCTGGTTTAGCTAACCTCCCCAATCACCTAGAATTTGATAAAAACAAATTGACTGGTAAAGTTAACAGCGTGATTGAGCGAGAATGGGTAGCACTCCAAGTTAATGAACTATTGGTCGTGGAATACTACTCACGTCAAGCCTAA
- the moaA gene encoding GTP 3',8-cyclase MoaA → MNQVDYLRISLIDRCNFRCQYCMPEGAELNYILKQQLLSDEEILTLIQEVFIPLGFTRFRLTGGEPLLRPSVVDLVSKIANLPQTQDLAMTTNGFLLAPIAQNLYDAGLRRINISLDSLEPDTFEQIIGNHGRGRWQQVWEGIQAAYCVGFDPLKLNVVVIPGVNDHEILNLAALTIDKQWHIRFIEFMPIGNEYLFSDRGWISSADLRYSIREHWGLTESQIYGNGPADVFQIPGAKGTLGFISQMSECFCDRCNRVRLSADGWLRPCLLNETGQIDLKTSLRAGISTAQLRQQVKQLLNIKAEINFKQRDSGSSGTYTRTMSQIGG, encoded by the coding sequence ATGAACCAGGTAGACTATCTACGTATTAGTTTAATTGACCGCTGTAACTTTCGGTGTCAATACTGTATGCCAGAAGGGGCAGAACTGAATTATATCCTCAAGCAACAGTTGTTAAGTGATGAGGAAATACTCACCCTGATTCAAGAGGTATTTATTCCCCTTGGCTTTACCCGCTTTCGTTTGACTGGTGGAGAACCTCTACTGCGTCCTAGTGTGGTAGATTTGGTCAGCAAAATCGCAAATCTTCCCCAAACCCAAGATTTGGCTATGACTACCAATGGGTTTTTACTAGCCCCAATAGCACAAAATCTTTATGATGCAGGATTAAGAAGAATTAATATTAGTTTAGATTCTCTCGAACCCGACACTTTTGAGCAAATCATTGGTAATCATGGGCGTGGACGTTGGCAACAAGTTTGGGAAGGGATTCAAGCTGCTTATTGTGTAGGATTTGACCCGCTGAAGTTAAATGTTGTGGTAATTCCCGGTGTTAATGACCATGAAATTCTCAATTTAGCTGCCTTAACGATTGATAAACAATGGCATATCAGGTTTATTGAATTTATGCCTATTGGCAATGAATATTTATTTAGCGATCGCGGTTGGATATCTTCAGCTGATTTACGGTACAGTATTCGTGAACATTGGGGTTTAACAGAATCTCAGATTTATGGGAACGGTCCTGCTGATGTCTTTCAAATTCCGGGAGCTAAAGGCACGCTAGGATTTATCAGCCAGATGTCGGAATGTTTTTGCGATCGCTGTAACCGAGTACGTCTGAGTGCTGATGGCTGGCTACGTCCCTGCTTATTAAACGAAACTGGTCAAATAGACTTAAAGACTTCTTTACGTGCTGGTATTAGCACTGCCCAATTAAGACAACAAGTCAAACAATTACTAAACATCAAAGCTGAAATTAACTTTAAGCAACGCGATTCAGGTAGTTCTGGTACTTACACCCGTACCATGTCGCAGATTGGGGGGTAA
- the smpB gene encoding SsrA-binding protein SmpB, translated as MSDKKEGFKVISDNRQARYLYEIIETYEAGIQLTGTEVKSIRAGKVNLQDGYALLRNGEAWLINIHISPYTSSGQYFNHEPRRTRKLLLHRQELRKLIGKVEQQGLTLVPLKMYLQRGWVKVSIALGKGKKLHDKRESLKRRQDQRDIQRAMKSY; from the coding sequence ATGAGTGACAAAAAAGAAGGTTTCAAGGTTATCAGCGACAATCGTCAAGCCCGTTATTTGTATGAAATCATAGAAACCTATGAAGCTGGAATTCAGCTAACCGGAACTGAAGTCAAGTCGATTCGTGCGGGTAAGGTTAATCTCCAAGATGGCTATGCATTACTTCGTAATGGCGAGGCATGGTTAATAAATATACATATTTCTCCCTATACTTCCAGTGGACAATATTTTAATCATGAACCGCGCCGCACACGTAAGTTGCTGCTGCATCGCCAGGAACTTCGCAAGCTAATTGGTAAGGTAGAACAGCAAGGTTTAACCCTAGTCCCGTTAAAAATGTATCTCCAACGCGGTTGGGTAAAAGTAAGTATTGCCTTAGGTAAAGGTAAAAAACTCCACGATAAGCGCGAATCCCTGAAACGCCGTCAAGATCAGCGCGATATTCAACGGGCAATGAAAAGTTATTAA
- a CDS encoding response regulator transcription factor → MPLKILVVDDDLGTRLSISDYLELSGYAVIMADDGQEALAMVEENQPDLIVTDIVMPRMNGYELVRRVRKQSEFRLLPVILLTARTKTQERILGYQSGCDLYLPKPFELEELAAAIRNLLERSQIIQSEYRFSHQENLDASHSTKTLDSHNSLSTQIHISPVLSSLTAREQEVLELLTHGFSNADMGHQLHLSPRTVEKYVSSLLRKTSTSNRAELVRFAMKHGLVE, encoded by the coding sequence ATGCCCTTGAAGATCCTTGTAGTGGATGACGACCTGGGCACTCGTCTGTCTATTAGCGACTATCTTGAACTGTCTGGCTATGCGGTGATTATGGCTGATGACGGTCAAGAGGCTTTGGCTATGGTAGAAGAGAACCAGCCTGATTTAATTGTCACAGATATTGTCATGCCAAGGATGAACGGTTATGAACTAGTGCGTCGGGTGCGTAAACAATCAGAATTTAGATTATTACCTGTAATTTTGTTAACAGCTCGTACCAAAACCCAAGAAAGGATTCTCGGCTATCAATCAGGCTGTGATTTATATTTGCCTAAGCCTTTTGAACTAGAAGAGTTAGCTGCGGCTATTCGTAATTTATTAGAGCGATCGCAAATTATTCAATCAGAGTACCGCTTTTCTCATCAAGAAAACTTAGATGCTTCCCACTCGACAAAAACATTAGACAGCCATAATTCTCTGTCCACTCAAATTCATATATCCCCAGTACTTTCATCACTAACTGCCAGAGAACAGGAAGTTTTAGAACTATTGACCCATGGATTCTCTAATGCCGATATGGGACATCAACTGCACCTGAGTCCGCGAACAGTAGAAAAATATGTCAGCAGTTTATTAAGAAAAACATCAACCAGCAATCGAGCCGAACTGGTACGTTTTGCAATGAAGCATGGTCTAGTGGAATAG
- a CDS encoding low molecular weight protein-tyrosine-phosphatase yields the protein MPYKLLFVCLGNICRSPSAENIMNLLVDQADLGNSIYCDSAGTSSYHIGSAPDRRMSAAAVTKLGIKLRGQARQFTKSDFQEFDLILAMDKDNYENILAVDLSGQYHHQVRLMCDFCSRHTLKEVPDPYYGGTEGFNQVIDLLIDACEGLLDYVKSQQV from the coding sequence ATGCCTTACAAGTTGCTTTTTGTCTGCCTTGGTAATATTTGCCGATCGCCCTCAGCTGAAAATATTATGAATCTTTTAGTTGATCAGGCTGATTTGGGAAATAGTATTTATTGCGATTCTGCTGGTACTTCTAGTTATCACATTGGATCAGCACCTGACCGACGCATGAGTGCTGCTGCGGTGACAAAGTTGGGAATTAAACTCCGTGGTCAAGCCCGTCAGTTTACAAAATCAGACTTTCAGGAGTTTGATTTAATTCTGGCAATGGATAAAGACAATTATGAAAATATCCTGGCTGTTGACCTTTCTGGGCAATATCATCATCAAGTCCGCTTGATGTGTGATTTTTGTTCTAGACACACCCTTAAAGAAGTTCCAGACCCCTATTATGGTGGTACTGAGGGATTTAATCAGGTGATTGATCTGCTCATTGATGCTTGTGAAGGTCTACTAGACTATGTTAAAAGTCAACAAGTTTAG
- a CDS encoding YbaB/EbfC family nucleoid-associated protein, producing MTSGKGQGFGFGLGKMKELADAFKKAQQVQEGAKLLQEQLEKMEIQGESGGGLVKVIVSGNQEPKRVEIAPEALAEGVEVLSDLVTAAMKDAYNKSTATMRESMEELTSGLELPGF from the coding sequence ATGACATCAGGAAAAGGACAGGGCTTTGGTTTTGGTTTAGGAAAAATGAAAGAACTGGCTGACGCTTTCAAAAAAGCCCAGCAAGTTCAGGAAGGTGCCAAACTTCTCCAGGAACAATTGGAGAAAATGGAGATCCAAGGAGAATCGGGCGGTGGTTTGGTTAAGGTGATTGTCAGTGGCAACCAAGAACCTAAGCGGGTGGAAATTGCCCCAGAGGCATTGGCAGAAGGAGTCGAAGTACTTTCTGATCTGGTAACAGCGGCAATGAAAGATGCCTACAACAAGTCCACTGCTACTATGCGGGAAAGCATGGAAGAATTGACCAGTGGACTAGAATTACCTGGATTTTAG